A window from Triticum aestivum cultivar Chinese Spring chromosome 6D, IWGSC CS RefSeq v2.1, whole genome shotgun sequence encodes these proteins:
- the LOC123143574 gene encoding photosystem II D2 protein-like, which yields MTIALGRIPKEENDLFDTMDDWLRRDRFVFVGWSGLLLFPCAYFALGGWFTGTTFVTSWYTHGLASSYLEACNFLTAAVSTPANSLAHSLLLLWGPEAQGDFTRWCQLGGLWTFVALHGAFALIGFMLRQFELARPVQLRPYNAISFSGPIVVFVSVFLIYPLGQSGWFFAPSFGVAAIFRFILFFQGFHNWTLNPFHMMGVAGVLGAALLCAIHGATVENTLFEDGDGANTFRAFNPTQAEETYSMVTANRFWSQIFGVAFSNKRWLHFFMLFVPVTGLWMSAIGVVGLALNLCAYDFVSQEIRAALDPEFETFYTKNILLNEGIRAWMAAQDQPHENLIFPEEVLPRGNAL from the coding sequence ATGACTATAGCCCTTGGTAGAATTCCTAAAGAAGAAAATGATCTATTTGATACTATGGATGACTGGTTACGAAGGGACCGTTTCGTTTTTGTAGGATGGTCTGGCCTATTGCTCTTTCCTTGTGCTTATTTCGCTTTAGGGGGTTGGTTTACAGGGACAACTTTTGTAACTTCTTGGTATACCCATGGATTGGCTAGTTCCTATTTGGAAGCTTGTAATTTCTTAACCGCAGCAGTTTCTACCCCTGCCAATAGTTTAGCACACTCTTTGTTGCTACTATGGGGGCCCGAAGCACAAGGAGATTTTACTCGTTGGTGTCAATTAGGCGGTCTATGGACTTTTGTAGCTCTCCACGGGGCTTTTGCACTAATAGGTTTCATGTTACGCCAATTTGAACTTGCTCGGCCTGTTCAATTGCGGCCTTATAATGCAATCTCATTCTCTGGTCCAATTGTTGTTTTTGTTTCTGTATTCCTTATTTATCCACTGGGGCAATCTGGTTGGTTCTTTGCGCCGAGTTTTGGCGTAGCAGCGATATTTCGATTCATCCTTTTCTTCCAAGGATTTCATAATTGGACGTTGAACCCATTTCATATGATGGGAGTTGCCGGAGTATTAGGTGCGGCTCTGCTATGCGCTATTCATGGAGCGACCGTAGAAAACACTCTATTTGAGGACGGTGATGGTGCAAATACCTTCCGTGCTTTTAACCCAACTCAAGCTGAAGAAACTTATTCCATGGTCACTGCTAACCGCTTTTGGTCCCAAATCTTTGGTGTCGCTTTTTCCAATAAACGTTGGTTACATTTCTTTATGCTATTTGTACCCGTCACCGGTTTATGGATGAGTGCTATTGGCGTAGTTGGCTTGGCTCTGAACTTATGTGCCTATGACTTTGTTTCCCAGGAAATCCGTGCAGCGTTAGATCCTGAATTTGAGACTTTCTACACCAAAAATATTCTTTTAAACGAGGGTATTCGTGCGTGGATGGCAGCTCAGGATCAGCCTCATGAAAATCTTATATTCCCTGAGGAGGTTCTACCACGTGGAAACGCTCTTTAA